The genomic region GGCCCTCTCGGGGGCCTTGATTCCCGAGAGGTTTTCAAGTCCCTGAGCAAAGAGGTATTCGTTGAAATCCGGTTCGGGAACACAGATCCGGCAGACAATGGGAAAACTCTGAATAAAGGTTCTCCGTTCGATGAGCTTTTCGAAGCCCCGGTGTAGATAGCCCACATGGGTCTTGCACTCGTAGACTTCGTCCCCCGCAACAGTCAGTTCCAGGGACATATTCCCTGTGATGCCCGGATGCTGGGGCCCCTGCCAGATTTTCATGTATTTCCCCGAGGACATGTCCAATTCGGCTTTGCCGTCTTTGACCTCGGGATATTGATTTTCATTGGCATAGATGGTCATAGTTCAGACCTCCCGGGGTAGAGTTCTTTCCGCATTGTGTCTGCAGGATCATTGGTGGATCGTCCGGGACGGGCGAAGAATGTCTCTTCTGAATACTTTTTGGTATCAAACTCCCGGCGCATGGGTGGAATTTCTTTCCAGACCTCAAGATAGAAAGCTTCTGTCAATCTGGGACTTCCGGGTAAATTAATTCCGTACATTTCAAAGAGTTCCCTCTGATAGGTGGCCATCTGAGACCAGAGATGATGGAGGTCATCCATCTCCGGTTTTTCCCGTTCGATCTCAACAAGGACTCCCATATCCATATTAGTGTCATGGTTGTGCAGCAGGTAGTGAAGAACCATATGATTCCGCTCGGGCCAGTCGACACAGGTCACCATGATCAGATGTTTGAAACCTTCCATATCCTTCAGCCATGTGATCAGTTGACCGGCCTGGTTTTTATGCAGGGTCAGGAAGATCTGGCTTTCCGACTTTTTATCCGTCTTTTCGACGGGAAAGCGCTCGTTCAGGCGCGTCATCAATTCTGTCATTTTATGTATTAACCTCCTACCAAGGCTGATTTACAGCCTTGGTGATTTTTCTGTTTAGGCCTAAG from Oceanispirochaeta sp. harbors:
- a CDS encoding NADH-quinone oxidoreductase subunit C, which translates into the protein MTELMTRLNERFPVEKTDKKSESQIFLTLHKNQAGQLITWLKDMEGFKHLIMVTCVDWPERNHMVLHYLLHNHDTNMDMGVLVEIEREKPEMDDLHHLWSQMATYQRELFEMYGINLPGSPRLTEAFYLEVWKEIPPMRREFDTKKYSEETFFARPGRSTNDPADTMRKELYPGRSEL